A genomic region of Pseudomonas migulae contains the following coding sequences:
- a CDS encoding DJ-1 family glyoxalase III, which translates to MTFRALITLAEGIDDLQTVTLIDVLRRAKVEVVVASIEGRRMLTCARGTRVTADAMLVDLLAQPFDLIALPGGAVGAQHLAAHQPLQQLIKDQVAAGRLFAAIAEAPAVALQAFGVLRQRRMTCLPSASHQLSGCNFVDQPVVVDGNCITAQGSGGALEFALTLVEQLCGKPTRVTVAGELMV; encoded by the coding sequence TTTAGAGCTCTGATTACCCTCGCCGAGGGCATCGATGACCTGCAAACCGTGACGCTGATCGATGTGCTGCGCCGCGCCAAGGTCGAAGTGGTGGTGGCGAGCATCGAGGGGCGGCGCATGCTCACCTGTGCCCGCGGCACCCGCGTGACGGCCGATGCGATGCTGGTGGATTTGCTGGCCCAGCCGTTTGATTTGATCGCACTGCCTGGCGGCGCAGTCGGTGCGCAGCATCTGGCGGCCCATCAGCCCTTGCAGCAATTGATCAAGGATCAGGTGGCGGCAGGTCGCCTGTTCGCCGCCATCGCCGAAGCCCCGGCCGTGGCACTGCAAGCCTTTGGCGTCCTGCGTCAGCGGCGAATGACCTGCCTGCCTTCGGCGAGTCATCAGCTGTCAGGCTGCAACTTCGTCGATCAACCGGTGGTGGTCGATGGCAACTGCATTACCGCTCAAGGTTCGGGAGGCGCTCTGGAGTTTGCCCTGACGCTGGTGGAACAACTTTGCGGCAAGCCAACCCGGGTGACGGTGGCGGGGGAGTTGATGGTTTAA